A window of Maioricimonas rarisocia genomic DNA:
CGAACCGGCGGGGATCACCGAGGGCCTTGATGGCGGCCCCTTCGTCGAGCGCGATGTCGTAGCCGAGATTCATGAACCGCTTGAGCTTTTTGACGGAACGGACCGCTGCCGAGTGCGTCTGACGGATCGTCAGTCGGGGATCGACGGCGATGCCAAGTACGACGACATCGTCTGAATCGAGGCGGTTGGACAGAAAGTCGAGGTAGCCGACCTGGCCGTACGGCTGCTCGAGCGGCTCGTCCTTGTACTCCCAGAAGTGCAGAACGACCGTCTTGCCGGACCACGCCCCGCGGTCGTACGCTCCTCCGCCGAGCTGCTGCAGTTCGAAGTCGGGCAGGGGGGAGCCGACGTAGCGGTCGGCGAGTTCTGCGACCGAACGGGTCCGCTGCTCGTCGGCTTTGGTTTCCCGCTGGACGAGGGCCGCGAAATCGGCAACCGGCGTGCCGGCGGCCTGGCCGGCGAGCTGATCGAGCATTGCGGTTTGCGATGCGGCTTCGTCGTCTTTGCGGTCGACGTTCTTCTTGAGAGCGAGCAGGGTCTTGAGGGGCTTGCGGACGGCGTCCAGTTCTTCCGCGTTGAGGCTCTTCTGCGATTCCAGCTCGAGGGCCAGTTCGAAGCGGTCTCCCTGTCCCATGAAGAGTCGTCGCTGGATGGCCAGAACCGTGTCGGTCTGTTTGTCGATGGCCAGCTTCTGCCAGCGGCCGAGCCGGTCGGGGATCTCGACCTGCCAGCATTCGTGACCGGCTACCTTTTTCGTGCCGTCGACCGCATGTTGCTTCCCGTCGATGGTCCACTGCATCCCGTCGGCGAGCGGGCCTTCGTGCGGGATGAACAGCGGACCGACGCTGACGCTCCGCAGACGCTGGGCGTGACGGTAGCCGAACTGGAGCTCGTGGCCGGTGGGAAGTTCATCCGTTGCCGGCTGGACGATCTGTCCAAATCGCTGATGCCAGGGGAGTCGGTCGCCGGAGTCGTCGGTAACCGCAAAGTAGCCACTGCGGGCGGTCCCGGCTTCGCCTTCGACAATGACCAGCAGCGAGAACTCGTCGACCGGCTGCCGGTTGCCTCTCTGGTCGATGCTTTCGAGTTGCCCGCGGTAACGAAGCTGGCGAGCGGACTGGGCAGTAGCCTGCTGGCACAGTGTGGCGCACAGGAGGACGACGCAGAGAGATGTCGTTGGCAGGAGAGGAATTCGCATCAAGGGACACCTCGTGGGTGAAGGGGGTAGGGGGCGGGGCAGTGTGGCCCGGCGACTTCATCATCCTCGCCCCACCTGGGGGACGCAAGCGGGTGTGCCCCATGCTTCTTCACGTGCCGTTCATCGCGCCCGTTGACGGAGGGTATGTGCCCGTCTACTCTGGCGCGAATACACGTCAAATCCATGCGGCGAACTGCCCGGGGACCGGCCTGCCTGCAGGCGGTGCCGGCTCGTGCCGACTGAATCTGGGGGAGAGGGGATGCGAGACGCAGAGATCAGCTCGTGGCGGCAGTGGGTGACAGGCCTGATGGTGGCCGGTCTGGTGATCGGGACCGCTGGCGGTCCGCTGGTCGGCCAGGAAACGGACGACGCGGAGGAAGGTCCTCAGCAGGTCATCATCGAGCGGACGCCGGTGCAGCTGCGAGATCCGAAGACGTATTCCGTTTCGCTGTCTCTGGAGCCGATTCGCGAGATCGACCTGGTCGCTGTCGCCGATGGAGTGACCGGGGCCGTCCAGGTTCAGCTTGGAGGGGCGGCGTCCCGTCAGGCCGAGGCGGTGCGACTGGATTCTGCGGAGCGACAGCTTGAACTGGAGCGGGCCAAGGCGCTCTTCCGGGTGGCTCAGGCCGAGCAGCGGGCCACGTCCGGCGGCGACGCCAATGCCGTGGAAGCGGCCGAAGGACGTCTGGAAGCGGCCCGGGCGGAGCTGCGGCTGGCGGAGCACCGGCTGGATGCGACGGTCGTTCGATTCCCCTTCGACGGCAAGGTCATGGGCGTGCACGTCGTCCCCGGGCAGTTCGTGCGGGCCGGTCAGCCGCTCGTGACGCTGGCCGATACGTCGAAGATGCGGGTCGCGATCCCTGTGGACCGGACCGCGGTCAACGAGGGGGATACGGTCGACATCAAGATCGAGACCGACACGGTTCAGGCGAAAGTCGAGACCATCGTGCCGCTGAAGGCCGAGTTCGAGCCGCTGCGGGAACTGTTCGTCTCGGTGGCGACAGCCGTGCTGGTGCTGGAGAATGGGGATGGCAAGCTGAAGGCCGGCCAGACGGTGTTTGCCGACATGATTCCGCGGCAGCCGGTGATGGAAGTCCCCACGTCGACACTGGCGAACATGGAAGAAGGGGGCCGGAAAGTCCAGGTGATCCGTGACGGTTTCGTACGGGATATCCCGGTGAAGCTGCTGGGCCAGGTGGGCGAGGAGCACGTGTTCGTGAGTGGTCGATTCAGTGCTGCCGACGAACTGGTTCTAAGCAGTTCCGAAGTGCTGCTGGATGGTGCCCGGGCGGTTCCGGCCGGAGCCGAGATTCCCACTGAAGAGGACGAGGGGGCCGGTCCGGCGGGGCGGCGTCGCGGTTCGCGGTTCTGACTGCCGCGGCAGGCACCGGTTTCAGGTGGCCGGCAGCCGATTCGAAGTGCAGACGACGTTGCGGGTCGTGGACGGGGCTTCCCGACTGCGACCCGTTTTTCGTCAGGGCAGGAGGAATCGGGGGACGCGGCCGGGACAGTTCGCGGCCCGGTCGGTTCGCGGCCCGCAGGTCGGGGACATCGGGAGCGGGCGGCCGTGCCTGCGGTCCGGTCCGGCCGTTGCACCGCTGGAAAAGTCCGTGCAAGGACTTGCGTCGATCGTTTATACTTCAGGTCGACCGCTGGGCCGACGAAGTATACATTTGACAGAGGCATCCAGCGCTTCAGGGGGGCACCGTGGCTGACAACGAATCGATCATTGACGATTACGAGCTGGTCAACTGTATTTCGACCGGCAATCTGTCTCAGATCTGGGAAGTGAAACAGGTCTCGTCCGGGCAGCAGCTGGCGATGAAACTGCTGCTCCCGGAAGCATTTGCGGAAGCCGAGTACAAGCGGGCGCTGAAGCAGGAAGCCGCGATCGCGAAGAACCTTGAACATCCGAACATCATCCGGGTGTTCGACGTGGTGGTGAACCGCAAGCACGCGTACTTCATCATGGAGTACTTTCGGGCGGCGAACCTCAAGAACATGATCCGCAACGATCTGACGGGGACCCGGGTACGGGCCCGGCGGATGATGGAGTGCGTCTCCCAGGCACTGGCTGCCATGCAGGAGCAGGGGCTCGTGCACCGCGACATCAAGCCGGACAACATTCTGATCAACAAGGGATCGGAAGTCCGGCTGATCGACTTCTCGCTGACGACGAAGTCGGCCGGAGCGCTGGCCAAGGTGCTTTCGAGCAAGAGGCGGACGTCCATTCAGGGGACGCGGACCTATCTGGCTCCCGAGGTGATCAAACGCGAACCGACCACGTTTGCGGCCGACATGTACAGCCTGGGGATCACCTTCTACGAAGTGTTGACCGGGCGACCGCCGTTCATCAGCGGCAACCCCAACGAACTGCTGATGATGCACATTCGCGAGACTCCCGAGAAGCCGTCGGGATTTCACGACAACGTGACGCCCGAGGCGGACAACCTGGTCATGCGGATGCTGGCCAAGAAGCCGAAGGACCGTCCGGCGAACATGCAGGAGCTGTTTGCGGAGGTCCGCTCGCTGAAGATCTTCAAGTCCGATCCGGAAGAGTATGCCCGGGCGAAGGCCGAGGCGGCGGAGGCGACCTACAAGGATTCGATGGCTCACCGGCTCGACAGCCGCTCGGACGCCGATCGCACCCCGGAAGAGAAGGAGGCGGCCGCCGGGGTCGCCCGCGAAAAGGCGAAGCGGAAGGCGGAGATTCTGGCGAAGTCGAAGAAGTCGGCAGCCGATTCGTTGAAGAAGCCGGGCGATTCGAAGGCACCTCAGCAGCCAGCCGCGGCGCAGCCTCAGCAGCCCCCGCAGCAGCCGATGCCACCCGGCTACGGCATGCCGGGCTATCCGATGCCACCGATGCCCGGGTATCCTCAGATGCCGCCGCAGATGTATCCGCAGCAGCCTTACGGAATGCCTCCCGGGTATCCGCCAGGGCAGGGGGGAGCCCCCTACCCCATGCCGCCCGGAGGGATGCCACCGCAGCAGCCTGGTGCACCGCAGCAGGCTCCCCCGCAGCAGCCGGCTCCACCGGCCGGAGGCCAGCAGCAGCCGCAACAGCCCCCGCCTCAAACGCCCGCTCAGCAGCCGCCACAGCAGCCGCCACAGCAGCAGGAGGTGCAGAAGACGCCTCCGAAGCCGGCTCGCGAGGAGCCTCAGAAGAAGAAGCCGGCCAAGCCGAAGGCCGATCCGGACGAGATCCCGCTGATGGACGAGCTGCCGGACGTCTTTTAATCCTGCCACGGTTTTCCCACTGACTTACTGAATCACGACGATTTTTCCCGATGGAGCGACGCGGCATCCACGGGGGATTGACGCGACGGAGTTCCGCGATGTCCTCACTCAGACCACTTCCGTTCGAGCGCAAGATTTATGAGCTGGAGACCCGGCTCGAGCAGCTCGAGGCCGAACAGAATCCCACGCCTGCGACCAAAGACGCGATCCGCAAGATGCGCGTCGAGGTGACCCGCATGAAACGCGAGATCTTCGAGAATCTCTCGGCCTGGGACATCGTTCAGGTGGCCCGCCACGAGAGCCGGCCACAGACGCTCGACTACATCGAGCTGCTGTTCGACGAGTTCGTCGAGCTGCATGGCGACAAGGCGATTGGCGACGACCGGGCGATCCTGACCGGCTTCGCCAAGCTCGATGACTGCAAGCTCATGTTCATCGGGCAGCAGAAGGGACGGAACCTCCAGGAGCGTCTGGAGCACAACTACGGCATGGCGCACCCGGAGGGGTACCGCAAGGCGCTCTCGAAGATGCAGCTCGCGGCCAAGTTCAACCTGCCGATCGTCTGCTTCATCGACACGGCAGGAGCCTATCCGGGGCTCGCCGCGGAAGAGCGCGGGCAGGCGTACCAGATCGCCTACAACCTGCGCGAGATGTCACGCGTCCCGACGCCGATCGTCTGCGTCGTCATCGGCGAAGGCGGGTCGGGGGGAGCGATCGGAATTGGCGTCGGCGATCATGTCGCGATCCTCGAGTTCGCGTACTACTCGGTGATCAGTCCGGAAGGGTGTGCCGGCATCCTGTGGAAGCACGAGAAGTTCGCCGACCAGGCGGCCGCCGCACTGCGGTTCACGAGTCGCGATCTGCACGAGTTCGGCATCGTCGACGAAGTGATCCCCGAGCCGCTCGGAGGGGCGCACCGGGACCATCGCAAGATGGCGACGGCGCTCAAGGGATCGCTCGCTCAGGCACTGCGATCGCTGAGCGGCATGTCGCGGGAGCAACTGCTCGATCACCGCTACCAGAAGTTCCGCAAGATCGGTCAGTTCGAAGAGCAGGTGTCTGCCGACGTGGCTGAGGTCGAGACGACCGAGTCGGCATGACGCCCGCCTGAGCAGGTCCGCCCGGGCACGGCTTCGATGAGTGCCCGGGGCATCGTTGACTCTGTTGGCGTACGCTGATCGCCGGCGTGCTGCCAGCGGCAGACGCCCTGGAAACTGCTGCGGAACGACAACGGTTCGCGTTGCTTGGCGGCATCGTCCGGGGGAGCCCGTTTCGTTATCGTCCCGGCCGGGAATGTGCCTGATTCCCGGGGTTTCTGCACCCCGAATTAAACATAACGGACATTATCGGACGTTGGGGTGAGGCGCATTCCGGGGCTGTTTCGTTGCCTGGCAGCGGCTCGCCAGGCCGTCGCTGTCGCCCTCGGATGTGTTGGTGCATGGCCTGAGCCGTGTGCTGTGACGGCCCCGCTCAACGGGGCGTCTCGCTTCGCAGTCGCGACTGCAATGCGGGCGTCAGTCGGCTGACGGGAATCCCTGCTGCCTCGAGCTGGCGGACCATCCGCAGTTCAAGTGAGCTGGTGATCGACGTGCCTGGATCGGGGTCCGGCTGCGCGGCCCAGAGGTCGGCCCGCAGGTCTTCGAGCACCGCCACGGCGACCTGATCCGGCAGGCCCACGAACTCCTGATCGAGCTGCCTGGCGATCTCGTTTCGAGCGCGGCTGTTTGATGTGTACTGGCCGGCGATATCGAACAGCAGCTCCTCGCGACGTTGTGCCGTGGCACCAGGAACGGACGTGGCCGGCGATTCCGTTTTCGGCTTGCCCTGGCTCCAGCGATCGAGCGTCTGGATCAGTTCGTCGGAGCCGGCCTGCAGCAGCTCCTGGCGAAGCTGAGTCATGTCGCGGCTGTGAGTGTTCTGCAGAACCTGGATCATGCGATCGCGAAGCTGTCGCTGCTGTCCTGGCTCGATCGACCTGAGCGTCTGTGAGACGACTCCACTCAGATCGTCGCCAAGCAGATCGTCGATCTGGCCCAGCCACGCATCGAACGTCGATCCGTTCTGCTGTCCCGGATCGACGGGAGTGGGAATGCCGCCGCTGTCCGGATTCATCGGTTCGGGCGATCCCAGAAACGGATCGTAGTCGCCGGACGCGCCGCTTCCCGAATTCCCGGTCAGCGTATCGAGCAGACGGATGCCGTCATCGTCGTGACCATGATCGTGGCCGTCGTGCGAACCGTGATCGTGATCGTTGTGGTGAAGGTCGAGGTCGGGGCTGTCGAGCTGGTGGATGTACTTGGCCAGCGCGTCGTGGAGTTTTTCGGGCATGACCGGATGCAGGCGATCCATGATGATCGCCGCGGCACGACCACTGCGCGAGTGGCGAAGCGCTTCGCGGGCGTCTTCAGAGAGCGTCACGACAAAGAACGTGAGCACCAGGCAGATTGCGACTCCCTTGACCGCGCCGAGCACGGCCCCGAGGTGCTGGTTGTATTCTTTGAGATTGGCCTTCTCGATCCAGTCGTTCATCAGCCGGGCCGTGCCGAAGGCGACGAACGAAAAGAACAGGTACGCCCCGAACATCACCACCCAGTTGTTGAGCGGTGGCTGGAGATTGATGGAGGGGCCGAACGCGGCGGAGATCGATTCCGCGAAGGCGAGGCTGAGAACGAGGCCGGTGATTCCGGCGAGCTGCCAGATGACGCCGCGTGCGGCTCCACGGACGGTCGTGAAGCCGATGATCGCGATCACGACGAGATCGTACCACATTGTCGAAATGCCCTCCCTGGACAGCGCCGGCGTCTGTTGGCCCGCTGCCGTTCACTGGCGGCAGCACGAGCCGTGCGGGGCGCTCCGATTCCTGGTGCCCACGCTCCTGCATTGCGCGGGCGAAAGTGTACCCCGACGTCGCAAACGGGGTAAAGACGACTTGAGCCAGGTGGCAATCGCGGGGATGTTCCGGCCGCGGCACTATTCAACATCAAGGGGTCGAAGCAGCCGGGCGAACACGCGGTGCAGTACCGTAAACGTTTCGCCGGTCAGGGATTGCAGCACTGTTTCGTGTTCGGCATCGAGCAGGCGAAGCTGCTCGTCTGTCAGCTGGTCGCGGATTCCTTCGCGTGTGCGGACGTGGCCCCGCCAGGACTCGCGCGTGAACGGGATCGGCTCGTCGAATACGACCGTCGCGACCAGTGCGAAGTCGTCCTGGTCCGCTTCGGGCAGCAGCGGGGTGTGGCCGTCCCATCCTGCCCGGGCCCAGTCGCAGTGAAACCGGAGCAGAAGGTCTTCCACCGCGGCGGCGACGGGATCCTGCTGCGGCAGCCATCGCAGACCGTGATCAACGATCAGGCCCCCTGGCTTGAGCAGCCGGTCGATTTCGCGTCGCAGTCTGTGGCCATCGAGGTCGCCGGCCCGCTCGCCGCAGATGGCCGCGTCGAAGCGTCTGGCGGGCAAGCCGGTTTCGTGCGGCGACGCGATGTGAAATGCCGCGTCCAGTTCGCAGGCGACGGACTGCTGGCGGGCCTTGCGGATCAGGTTCGCCGAACGGTCGACGCCGATGACATGTGAACCCTGCCGGCTGAACTGAATGGCGAGCCGGCCGATGCCGGTCCCGAGATCGACGATTCGCTGGTGTCGGACGCCGACGCCGAAGGTCCGCAGGACTTCAAAGAACCGGGAGGGATACTGGGGCTGCCAGATGGCTTCGTCGAATGCCGGATCCGAGGCGTCGATGGCGAGGCGGCTGTCGGATACTGGTCGCTCGCTGGGCAACGCGGTTTCCTCTCGACGTCGTGGCGAAACAGGGAAGCCCGCGTTTCATGATAGCCGCTCATCGCGCGGCTGCAGCCATTCAGAAGGCCTTCCGGCTCTCGAGGAGTAAAGTGACCGGACCGTCATTCACAAGGGCGACATCCATGTGTGCCTGGAAGCGGCCCGTCTGGACGGGAATCCCCTGCCCCTCGACTTCGGCGCAAAAACTGCGATACAGAGCGTCGGCCTGTTCGGGCCGGGCGGCCGCGACGAAGCTGGGGCGTCGGCCCTTGCGGCAATCTCCCAGCAGCGTGAACTGGCTGACGACCAGCATCGCGCCGTTCACGTCGGTCAGGGACCGATTCATTTTGCCCTCGTCGTCTTCGAAGACGCGCAGTCCCACGATCTTCTGTGCCAGGTAGACGACATCATCCTGCGTGTCGTCTTCAGCGACGCCCAGCAGGACGAGGAACCCGTGTCCAATCTGGCCGACGACCTCGTCGTCGACCGTGACGCTGGCGGAAGAAACACGTTGAACGACGGCACGCATGGCGGACTCGGCAGACGCAGATCAAAGACAGGTGACGATGGCGGCATCAGCCCCGCTGGACAGCTGAAACGACCTGGTAGCCGCGGTGTTCTTCCGTGGTGACGTCGTTGAAGAGCTGTTCCATGCGGGCGAGAAACCAGTCGGGGTGCTTGGTGACCATCTGAACGCGCCCGCCGGGCCGCAGTGCGCGGAGCGCCCCCTGCAGGAAGATCTCGGCGATCCGGTATTGCGAGAAGTAAGGTGGGTTGCCGACGACGACGTCGAATGCGCCCGGATGGGCAATTTCGCCATCCGCATCGGCCTGAGCCGTCATGCCCTCGACACCGTTGAGTTCCGCCCCGAGCAGAGCGCACTCGACGGCCCGGATGTTGGAGTCGACGGCGTGGACGGTGATCCCCTCCTCTCGCATCGCGGCGGCCAGGCCGACGACGCCGGCACCACAGCCGATGTCGAGGACGCGATCACCCGGCTGAACCGTCATTCCTTCCATCAGGGCGCGGGCGCCCAGGTCGAGGCGGCGATGCGAAAAGACGCCGGGGCGGCTGACGGCCTTGATGAGATTCTCACCGTCGCGAAACGCGAATTCGGCGTAGAAGTCACGCTCCCGTTTGAGCGGACCTTTCTTAGTGGCCCGATACAGGACGCCACGTTTCTTGGGGAGGCGGGTAATGC
This region includes:
- a CDS encoding TlpA family protein disulfide reductase; translated protein: MRIPLLPTTSLCVVLLCATLCQQATAQSARQLRYRGQLESIDQRGNRQPVDEFSLLVIVEGEAGTARSGYFAVTDDSGDRLPWHQRFGQIVQPATDELPTGHELQFGYRHAQRLRSVSVGPLFIPHEGPLADGMQWTIDGKQHAVDGTKKVAGHECWQVEIPDRLGRWQKLAIDKQTDTVLAIQRRLFMGQGDRFELALELESQKSLNAEELDAVRKPLKTLLALKKNVDRKDDEAASQTAMLDQLAGQAAGTPVADFAALVQRETKADEQRTRSVAELADRYVGSPLPDFELQQLGGGAYDRGAWSGKTVVLHFWEYKDEPLEQPYGQVGYLDFLSNRLDSDDVVVLGIAVDPRLTIRQTHSAAVRSVKKLKRFMNLGYDIALDEGAAIKALGDPRRFESELPLWVVLDGDGKVVHYKVGLYSIDPNRGLEELDALVRELQSDGK
- a CDS encoding efflux RND transporter periplasmic adaptor subunit is translated as MRDAEISSWRQWVTGLMVAGLVIGTAGGPLVGQETDDAEEGPQQVIIERTPVQLRDPKTYSVSLSLEPIREIDLVAVADGVTGAVQVQLGGAASRQAEAVRLDSAERQLELERAKALFRVAQAEQRATSGGDANAVEAAEGRLEAARAELRLAEHRLDATVVRFPFDGKVMGVHVVPGQFVRAGQPLVTLADTSKMRVAIPVDRTAVNEGDTVDIKIETDTVQAKVETIVPLKAEFEPLRELFVSVATAVLVLENGDGKLKAGQTVFADMIPRQPVMEVPTSTLANMEEGGRKVQVIRDGFVRDIPVKLLGQVGEEHVFVSGRFSAADELVLSSSEVLLDGARAVPAGAEIPTEEDEGAGPAGRRRGSRF
- a CDS encoding serine/threonine protein kinase; amino-acid sequence: MADNESIIDDYELVNCISTGNLSQIWEVKQVSSGQQLAMKLLLPEAFAEAEYKRALKQEAAIAKNLEHPNIIRVFDVVVNRKHAYFIMEYFRAANLKNMIRNDLTGTRVRARRMMECVSQALAAMQEQGLVHRDIKPDNILINKGSEVRLIDFSLTTKSAGALAKVLSSKRRTSIQGTRTYLAPEVIKREPTTFAADMYSLGITFYEVLTGRPPFISGNPNELLMMHIRETPEKPSGFHDNVTPEADNLVMRMLAKKPKDRPANMQELFAEVRSLKIFKSDPEEYARAKAEAAEATYKDSMAHRLDSRSDADRTPEEKEAAAGVAREKAKRKAEILAKSKKSAADSLKKPGDSKAPQQPAAAQPQQPPQQPMPPGYGMPGYPMPPMPGYPQMPPQMYPQQPYGMPPGYPPGQGGAPYPMPPGGMPPQQPGAPQQAPPQQPAPPAGGQQQPQQPPPQTPAQQPPQQPPQQQEVQKTPPKPAREEPQKKKPAKPKADPDEIPLMDELPDVF
- a CDS encoding acetyl-CoA carboxylase carboxyltransferase subunit alpha yields the protein MSSLRPLPFERKIYELETRLEQLEAEQNPTPATKDAIRKMRVEVTRMKREIFENLSAWDIVQVARHESRPQTLDYIELLFDEFVELHGDKAIGDDRAILTGFAKLDDCKLMFIGQQKGRNLQERLEHNYGMAHPEGYRKALSKMQLAAKFNLPIVCFIDTAGAYPGLAAEERGQAYQIAYNLREMSRVPTPIVCVVIGEGGSGGAIGIGVGDHVAILEFAYYSVISPEGCAGILWKHEKFADQAAAALRFTSRDLHEFGIVDEVIPEPLGGAHRDHRKMATALKGSLAQALRSLSGMSREQLLDHRYQKFRKIGQFEEQVSADVAEVETTESA
- a CDS encoding CvpA family protein, which codes for MWYDLVVIAIIGFTTVRGAARGVIWQLAGITGLVLSLAFAESISAAFGPSINLQPPLNNWVVMFGAYLFFSFVAFGTARLMNDWIEKANLKEYNQHLGAVLGAVKGVAICLVLTFFVVTLSEDAREALRHSRSGRAAAIIMDRLHPVMPEKLHDALAKYIHQLDSPDLDLHHNDHDHGSHDGHDHGHDDDGIRLLDTLTGNSGSGASGDYDPFLGSPEPMNPDSGGIPTPVDPGQQNGSTFDAWLGQIDDLLGDDLSGVVSQTLRSIEPGQQRQLRDRMIQVLQNTHSRDMTQLRQELLQAGSDELIQTLDRWSQGKPKTESPATSVPGATAQRREELLFDIAGQYTSNSRARNEIARQLDQEFVGLPDQVAVAVLEDLRADLWAAQPDPDPGTSITSSLELRMVRQLEAAGIPVSRLTPALQSRLRSETPR
- a CDS encoding class I SAM-dependent methyltransferase, encoding MPSERPVSDSRLAIDASDPAFDEAIWQPQYPSRFFEVLRTFGVGVRHQRIVDLGTGIGRLAIQFSRQGSHVIGVDRSANLIRKARQQSVACELDAAFHIASPHETGLPARRFDAAICGERAGDLDGHRLRREIDRLLKPGGLIVDHGLRWLPQQDPVAAAVEDLLLRFHCDWARAGWDGHTPLLPEADQDDFALVATVVFDEPIPFTRESWRGHVRTREGIRDQLTDEQLRLLDAEHETVLQSLTGETFTVLHRVFARLLRPLDVE
- the dtd gene encoding D-aminoacyl-tRNA deacylase, producing MRAVVQRVSSASVTVDDEVVGQIGHGFLVLLGVAEDDTQDDVVYLAQKIVGLRVFEDDEGKMNRSLTDVNGAMLVVSQFTLLGDCRKGRRPSFVAAARPEQADALYRSFCAEVEGQGIPVQTGRFQAHMDVALVNDGPVTLLLESRKAF
- a CDS encoding class I SAM-dependent methyltransferase, whose product is MNGSSDDAMESYSVRVPASEQLLINVVPNLSAPRALCTTIGRAQFAKALAEVHGDSQVQCHFLDLYQAQESREYLDMTGSPVNMVCSPDLPEGEIDLFALPTTRGGEAELTRELLQQGYQRLRDGGTLLAAVDNRKDTWLHHEIEKLTRSITRLPKKRGVLYRATKKGPLKRERDFYAEFAFRDGENLIKAVSRPGVFSHRRLDLGARALMEGMTVQPGDRVLDIGCGAGVVGLAAAMREEGITVHAVDSNIRAVECALLGAELNGVEGMTAQADADGEIAHPGAFDVVVGNPPYFSQYRIAEIFLQGALRALRPGGRVQMVTKHPDWFLARMEQLFNDVTTEEHRGYQVVSAVQRG